Within Williamwhitmania sp., the genomic segment CGTTATTCAATACAGGCTCGAACATGAATATGGAGCCTCGTGTCGATACGAACCATTCAACTTATATAAAGCTTGCTGGATTGTTAGTAAGAACAAGGTGCAGCTCGAAGATTTTAGGAAAAGAAAGTATAATCAGCTTGCCCTCGACAAGCATGGCAGAGAGGTATTCCTTGCCGAAAGTTCTTACGCATTGCAGATGGCACAAGATAAATTTCCGGATATCCAGTTTCACTTTACATCGGAGTTTTAGGTTACCATAGATTAATATTTGGCACTTGTAGACTCGCAAAGAACTACTTTCTTTTACCTGAAGTAGTTTCTTAATGTGTTGAATAACAGTTTGTATATCAATATTGCCTCTACCAAATTAGAGCAATTAACAGATATAGGTGGAATGTAATTGCAAAAACTATCAGTATGCAGGAAAAGCCGAATGTCTTTGGCAACTTTTCTTGCGATTAAAAGTAATTATCTAGCCTAAACTGCGACGATTTTTTCATTATTTGAACTATTTTGGCGCATAAATCATATAAGAAATGAAACAGTTTAGAAGTTTTGCCAGTGATAATAATTCAGGCGTTCATTCTCGAATTATGGACGCAATTGTTCAAGCCAACGTGGGGCATGCAATTGGTTATGGTGACGATGATTATACAAAGAAGGCTATTTCTCTGTTGAAACAGCACTTTGGCCCGAGTTCGGAACCATTCTTTGTCTTTAACGGTACAGGAGCAAATGTCACCGGCTTAATGGCTGCAACAAAAAGTTATAACGCCATTATCTGTGCTGAAACTGCGCATATTATGGTAGATGAATGTGGGGCTCCTGATAAATTTACAGGATGCAAGCTTCTCTCACTGCCAACCCTTGATGGCAAACTAACGCCTGTGCTTGTGAAGCACCATCTGCATGACTTCGGTGTTGAGCATCATTCACAGCCCAAAGTAATCTCCATAAGTCAAACTACCGAAATGGGGACGCTCTATTCACCAGAAGAGATTAGTAATTTGGCCAATCTGGCTCATCAAAATGGCATGCTGCTCCACGTGGATGGTGCCCGATTATCCAACGCTGCAGCCGCACTAAATATGCCCTTTAAGGCATTTACCGCCGACTGTGGTGTCGATTTTGTAAGTTTTGGTGGTACTAAAAATGGCATGATGTACGGCGAGGCAGTGGTGATCCTTAACCCTGAGATTGGTGCCGATTTTAAATTCATTAGGAAGCAAGGGATGCAGCTTGCATCAAAAATGCGTTACATTTCTGCACAGTTCATTGCTTATCTGGAAGATGATTTTTATCTCGAAACGGCAAGGCATGCCAATAAGATGGCTAAGCTGCTGGAACAAAAACTTTTAGAAATACAGCAGATTACTATTACACAGACTGTTACGGCAAATGGTATTTTTGCAATTTTGCCACATCAAGCTATTGCTGAACTTCAGAAGGAGTATTTTTTCTACATCTGGAACGATTCGCGATCCGAAGTTAGGTGGATGACCTCATTTGATACAACAGAAGCAGATATTGACGGTTTCATCGATAAGCTAAAGCAAGTGTTGAAAAAATATTGACGAATGTTTCATTTGAAGTGACCAATTACCATAATATACTTATTGTATTGAATGTCAGCAATTATTGAGTTGCTGACATTTTTTTTTAACACTTATTAAGTTGGTTATATGGCTCATGTCTATTGAGTTTTAGAGTTTTTTATTGCTACTTTCGAAAAAAAATCCTCCTCCAATGAGCCGCATTCTCAAAACCATTTTCCTTCTTTCATCATTTCTGTTTCTTGATTTTGCAACTCAAAGCACCTTATCATCTGCAAATTCGGAAGCATCCCATAGCGATTGCTTTAATTGTGCCACTCCAAGGTTTTCCAATGCTGATTTCAACTCTGAATCATTCAAAACCATAGATGGGAAAGTAGACCGATTTATGCACGAATGGAATTTAAAGGGAGTTTCAGTCGCTATAGCCAAGGATGGAAAGCTGCTTTTTGCCCGCGGGTATGGATTTGCCGATATAGATAAGCAGACCCCAGTTGAACCCTATAGCCGATTTAGGGTAGCAAGCATATCGAAACTTGTTACTGCGGCTGCAATCATGAGATTAGTGGAGGATAATAAAATCAACCTTGACCAAAAAGTATTTGGACCACACGGCATATTGACCGATTCGACCTATGGAAAGCCTAAAGATGTTCGAATGTATGATATTACCGTCAGGGAGTTGCTTAACCATTCCGGTGGGTGGAGTGCACGTTACGGTGATCAGATGTTTATGTCCGACTACATTGCTCAACAGTTAGGAGTTCCAAAACCTCTTAAGTTGGACGACATTATCCGTTTTGTCTTCACTAAGAGCTTACACTTTAAACCAGGAACTCACAGTTCCTATTCCAATTTTGGTTATGCTTTGCTCGGTAAAATAATTGAAAAAATTACCAATATGCCATACGAGCAGTATGTTGAAGTAAATCTGCTCAAGCCACTTGGAATTAACAGCATGGCAATTGGCCACTCTACTCGAGATAGCCTATTTTCTGATGAAGTTTCCTATTACGAAGTTCCAGAGGCAAAAAAAATTGAACCATTTAATGGCAATGGCCATTTAGTTAGCAAAAGTAATGGTGGATACGATATTCAAACCCTCAGTGCAGCTGGAGGTTGGGTGGCTAACTCAGTAGATCTTATAAAGCTGGGTCTTGCGCTAGATGGCGATAAATCGGTACCCGATTTAATTCCTCAAAATTTAGTCGATACCATGATTACTAGGCCAAAAGGATTTCTTCCTATTGGCTGGATCAGAGCAACAGAAGAGGGAAGGTTAGTTAGAACCGGAAACTTTGCAGGAACTTCAGCCATTTTGGTTAAGGAACCCGATGGAGTATGTTGGGTTTTTCTCACAAATACAAGCCCATGGGTAGGATCCAAATTTCCTTCGAAAATTAGTAACTTTATGCACGGGGTCTTAAAAACACTTCCCGAGTTGGATTATGCAGATTCTTACTCGTTTAAAAACGACGAGGAATTCCCAGCAGAAGAAACTGCTAATTAAGGCTGAAATTTTCGTGAAGTAACGCTTCCTGATTCTTAATAATTACTTGGAATTTAAGAATTTTCAACAAAAATAGTTCGATGCTCTGCTGGTCTTGAAAGGCTGCTAATTTGTATTTTTCCTCGGGTGAAAGAAATATTTTGTTGGCAATGTCAAAAATATCGGTTTTTGAGGATGTGGTCATAGTTCCAAGGTAATCATTAATGTTGATCCCAAGGCGCTTAACCAGAACCATTATTTCTGGATTATTGGTATAAATGGAAGTTTCCCTTGCAAATACATCTCCGCCACCGTAGAGCTTTCCTGGAAGTTGAGACATATAATTCACAATTTCAAACAAACCAATACCCTTAAGGGTAATAACCATTTCGCCTTTACTATTTTCAGCCAAAACCTTTTCCAGAATTACCTCTGTTCCAATTGAAGACAACCCCTTTTGAGATATGAATGGTATTCCGAAGGTCATGCCGGTCTCCTTTACATCCTTAATCAGCTCCTTATAGCGTGACTCAAAAATGCGCAGTGGTATCGATTCCTTTGGAAAAACAAAGGATGGTAGTGGAAACATGGCCATTCTTTTTAATTTTTTTTCCATCTGCTCTTATTTTCTGAATAATGAACGAAAAGCCTATTTTTGACGTTATTTAGTTGTTTGTAATCGACTATCATTAAAACGGATTATGGTATGAAAAAGTTCATTTACGCAGGCCTGCTATGCTTTTTGTGTGGGGCTATAGCTCCACAATTTATAAATGGGCAGGTTGCTTATTCTCGAAAGTTGGCCGATTTTGATAAGGTGGAGGTATATGGCGACATATATATGGAGTTAACGCCTGGAAATTCTCCAAACATTAGGGTAGAAGGGGAAGGTATTTCATCTGACGATTTGGTAGCCAAAGTTGATGGCCAAACTCTTGTGGTTCAGCTGAAGCCCAGAATTTACGACCAAATTTCAGTTAAAATATACGTTACCTACACCGTGCTTAGAGGAATTAAGGTTGGTGCAGCCGCCAACACCGTATGTAATGGAACGGTAACTGGCGATAAGGTTGATGTGGAGGCTAGCAGCTCCTCCAACTTGCGCATAAATCTCGATGTAACCACTGCTACGCTGCATGCATCGCTTGGAGCAACAATTTATGCAACTGGGAAAGTTGGTAGCCTTGAACCCAGCGCAATTACTAAAGGAATTGTGGCAGCATACGGATTAATTGCAGACAAGGTATTTGCATCTGCATCGCTTGGTGGCATTGTAAAGGTTAACCCACAGAGCTATCTAGAGGCAAAGGGAGGTACTGGAGGAGCCGTTTACTACTGTACAAAACCCAAAGAGATAAAGACTAACACTTCACTTGGAGGAAGAGTGGATG encodes:
- a CDS encoding LON peptidase substrate-binding domain-containing protein, producing the protein MEKKLKRMAMFPLPSFVFPKESIPLRIFESRYKELIKDVKETGMTFGIPFISQKGLSSIGTEVILEKVLAENSKGEMVITLKGIGLFEIVNYMSQLPGKLYGGGDVFARETSIYTNNPEIMVLVKRLGININDYLGTMTTSSKTDIFDIANKIFLSPEEKYKLAAFQDQQSIELFLLKILKFQVIIKNQEALLHENFSLN
- a CDS encoding head GIN domain-containing protein, with product MKKFIYAGLLCFLCGAIAPQFINGQVAYSRKLADFDKVEVYGDIYMELTPGNSPNIRVEGEGISSDDLVAKVDGQTLVVQLKPRIYDQISVKIYVTYTVLRGIKVGAAANTVCNGTVTGDKVDVEASSSSNLRINLDVTTATLHASLGATIYATGKVGSLEPSAITKGIVAAYGLIADKVFASASLGGIVKVNPQSYLEAKGGTGGAVYYCTKPKEIKTNTSLGGRVDEVPNMDTNPAASDSI
- a CDS encoding serine hydrolase domain-containing protein; this encodes MSRILKTIFLLSSFLFLDFATQSTLSSANSEASHSDCFNCATPRFSNADFNSESFKTIDGKVDRFMHEWNLKGVSVAIAKDGKLLFARGYGFADIDKQTPVEPYSRFRVASISKLVTAAAIMRLVEDNKINLDQKVFGPHGILTDSTYGKPKDVRMYDITVRELLNHSGGWSARYGDQMFMSDYIAQQLGVPKPLKLDDIIRFVFTKSLHFKPGTHSSYSNFGYALLGKIIEKITNMPYEQYVEVNLLKPLGINSMAIGHSTRDSLFSDEVSYYEVPEAKKIEPFNGNGHLVSKSNGGYDIQTLSAAGGWVANSVDLIKLGLALDGDKSVPDLIPQNLVDTMITRPKGFLPIGWIRATEEGRLVRTGNFAGTSAILVKEPDGVCWVFLTNTSPWVGSKFPSKISNFMHGVLKTLPELDYADSYSFKNDEEFPAEETAN
- a CDS encoding low specificity L-threonine aldolase, producing the protein MKQFRSFASDNNSGVHSRIMDAIVQANVGHAIGYGDDDYTKKAISLLKQHFGPSSEPFFVFNGTGANVTGLMAATKSYNAIICAETAHIMVDECGAPDKFTGCKLLSLPTLDGKLTPVLVKHHLHDFGVEHHSQPKVISISQTTEMGTLYSPEEISNLANLAHQNGMLLHVDGARLSNAAAALNMPFKAFTADCGVDFVSFGGTKNGMMYGEAVVILNPEIGADFKFIRKQGMQLASKMRYISAQFIAYLEDDFYLETARHANKMAKLLEQKLLEIQQITITQTVTANGIFAILPHQAIAELQKEYFFYIWNDSRSEVRWMTSFDTTEADIDGFIDKLKQVLKKY